The following are from one region of the Phormidium sp. PBR-2020 genome:
- the psbD gene encoding photosystem II D2 protein (photosystem q(a) protein): MTIAVSRAPERSWFDVLDDWLKRDRFVFVGWSGILLFPCAYLAVGGWLTGTTFVTSWYTHGLASSYLEGCNFLTVAVSTPPDSLGHSLLFLWGPEAQWNFARWCQLGGLWTFTALHGAFGLIGFMLRQFEIARLVGLRPYNAIAFSGPIAVFVSVFLLYPLGQSSWFFAPSFGVAAIFRFILFFQGFHNWTLNPFHMMGVAGILGGALLCAIHGATVENTLFQDGEGANTFRAFEPTQAEETYSMVTANRFWSQIFGIAFSNKRWLHFFMLFVPVTGLWMSAIGVVGLGLNLRAYDFTSQEIRAAEDPEFETFYTKNILLNEGIRAWMAPTDQPHQNFEFPEEVLPRGNAL; this comes from the coding sequence ATGACCATCGCTGTAAGTCGCGCACCAGAAAGAAGCTGGTTCGACGTACTCGACGACTGGCTCAAACGCGATCGCTTCGTGTTTGTCGGCTGGTCCGGTATTCTTCTGTTCCCCTGTGCCTACCTCGCCGTCGGCGGTTGGCTCACCGGAACCACCTTTGTCACATCCTGGTATACCCACGGTCTGGCATCTTCCTACCTCGAAGGTTGCAACTTCCTGACCGTTGCCGTGTCCACCCCTCCCGACAGCTTGGGTCACTCCCTGCTGTTCCTATGGGGTCCCGAAGCCCAGTGGAACTTTGCCCGCTGGTGTCAACTCGGGGGACTTTGGACCTTTACCGCCCTCCACGGTGCCTTCGGACTGATTGGCTTCATGCTGCGTCAGTTTGAAATTGCTCGTCTGGTGGGATTGCGTCCTTACAACGCGATCGCCTTCAGCGGTCCCATCGCCGTGTTCGTGAGCGTGTTCCTCCTCTATCCCCTTGGACAATCGAGTTGGTTCTTCGCTCCGAGCTTCGGTGTGGCGGCAATCTTCCGTTTCATTCTCTTTTTCCAAGGGTTCCACAACTGGACCCTTAACCCCTTCCACATGATGGGTGTCGCCGGTATCCTTGGCGGGGCACTCCTGTGCGCCATTCACGGTGCAACTGTGGAAAACACCCTCTTCCAAGATGGTGAAGGCGCCAACACCTTCCGCGCCTTTGAACCCACCCAAGCCGAAGAAACCTACTCCATGGTGACGGCTAACCGGTTCTGGTCTCAGATTTTCGGGATTGCCTTCTCCAACAAACGCTGGTTGCACTTCTTCATGCTCTTTGTTCCTGTGACGGGACTGTGGATGAGTGCCATCGGTGTCGTCGGACTCGGCTTAAACCTGCGGGCCTATGACTTCACCAGCCAAGAAATTCGCGCTGCTGAAGACCCCGAATTTGAAACCTTCTACACCAAGAACATCCTTCTCAATGAAGGGATTCGGGCTTGGATGGCTCCGACTGACCAACCCCACCAAAACTTTGAGTTCCCCGAGGAAGTTCTACCTCGCGGTAACGCCCTGTAA